One segment of Leguminivora glycinivorella isolate SPB_JAAS2020 chromosome 12, LegGlyc_1.1, whole genome shotgun sequence DNA contains the following:
- the LOC125232215 gene encoding dynein regulatory complex subunit 3-like: MEEEKKKTEKKSLNSLIIHPAIEPGVIDNAMITRCILEYGPKEEAGRLFAEEGVHLDEAPIVRLEFQNILRIDHLWMLTSLTKLTLAHNRIEKIENLEQLTGLNELDLSFNFIEKIENLDELVNIEVLTLFHNRIKKLENLEKLEKLLVFSIGDNLIEDYKEMAYLRQFRFLRSVSFKGNPCCDDPMTYEFLRSALVRVTYLDYTIVTEDEREQGAALFRGLLRKLDDQDEKAEKERVAREEYNARVEFYAMSFVEYMAGPELLDSMFEKDPDGSLLLKVGGELLGFFEEYKEQYVETMAGLVEFAQEAYTDRQNEIGLFRELVDNALADSVAKAKDVIAEYQKKKDDLTGQLQDIINKYNAKEATIDQLEPSVMDLSDTFNDVLYELWKSLMTIEMQLYEQCEESRTQFSVNMTEKITKLLEVSRNAFGAWREIEGVWSMRQFETLSKLLGNKVLLGDAPPELFEIMMDRDAMMNLVAQSSDNHSRFIDDREDRLMTRANAWRDDLVQGTNDNEVKRNRDRILEINYYIDNQREEWTDMQMQLTENMDPETAALLGDEF, translated from the exons ATGGAAGAGGAGAAGAAAAAGACCGAGAAAAAGTCTTTGAACAGTCTAATTATCCATCCGGCCATAGAACCTGGTGTTATTGACAATGCCATGATTACGCGCTGCATTTTGGAATACG GCCCTAAGGAAGAAGCTGGTCGTTTATTCGCCGAAGAAGGTGTCCATCTTGATGAAGCTCCAATCGTTCGGTTAGAATTCCAGAATATTCTGCGCATTGACCATCTCTGGATGCTTACATCACTCACAAAACTCACTTTAGCACATAATCGTATCGAAAAAATAGAAAACTTGGAACAGCTAACTGGCCTAAACGAATTAGACTTATCCTTTAATTTTATAGAGAAGATCGAAAACTTGGATGAACTTGTTAACATCGAGGTGTTGACGCTTTTCCATAATAGGATAAAGAAATTGGAGAATTTGGAAAAGCTGGAGAAACTGCTTGTGTTTAGTATTGGCGATAATTTGATCGAGGACTACAAAGAG ATGGCATACCTCCGCCAATTCCGATTCCTGCGCTCAGTGAGCTTCAAGGGTAACCCGTGTTGCGATGACCCCATGACTTATGAGTTCCTCAGGTCGGCTTTGGTGCGAGTCACGTATCTAGACTACACGATTGTAACGGAGGACGAGAGAGAACAGGGTGCTGCACTTTTCAG AGGATTACTTCGAAAACTCGACGATCAAGACGAGAAGGCAGAAAAAGAGCGTGTTGCACGTGAAGAATACAACGCCCGAGTAGAATTCTACGCCATGTCCTTTGTAGAGTACATGGCTGGACCAGAACTACTGGATTCCATGTTTGAGAAGGATCCCGATGGATCGCTCTTGCTCAAAGTTGGAGGCGAGTTGCTGGGATTTTTCGAGGA GTACAAAGAGCAATACGTGGAAACCATGGCAGGTCTGGTGGAGTTCGCTCAGGAGGCTTACACCGACCGACAGAACGAAATCGGCCTGTTTAGGGAGCTGGTTGATAACGCATTGGCTGACAGCGTTGCGAAGGCTAAAGA TGTCATCGCAGAATACCAAAAAAAGAAAGACGATCTAACAGGACAGTTGCAGGACatcataaataagtataacgCTAAGGAGGCAACCATCGACCAGCTGGAGCCAAGTGTCATGGATTTGAGTGACACCTTCAATGATGTGTTGTATGAGCTTTGGAAGTCGCTTATGACTATTGAGATGCAGCTGTATGAACAGTGTGAG gAATCACGGACACAATTCTCCGTGAACATGACAGAGAAGATCACGAAACTGCTGGAAGTTTCTCGAAACGCCTTTGGCGCCTGGCGTGAGATCGAGGGCGTGTGGTCCATGAGGCAGTTCGAAACCCTCTCCAAGCTGTTAGGGAATAAGGTGTTGCTGGGTGACGCTCCCCCGGAGCTGTTCGAG ATAATGATGGACAGGGACGCAATGATGAACCTCGTGGCTCAATCATCTGACAACCACAGTCGTTTTATAGATGATCGTGAAGACCGCCTGATGACTCGCGCCAATGCGTGGCGGGACGACCTCGTTCAAGGGACCAACGA CAATGAAGTAAAACGCAACAGAGATCGGATCCTCGAAATTAACTATTACATAGACAACCAAAGAGAGGAGTGGACCGATATGCAGATGCAGCTTACTGAAAACATGGACCCAGAGACGGCAGCCTTGTTGGGAGATGAATTTTAA